Part of the Streptomyces sp. f51 genome is shown below.
CGATCTCGACGACCCCGACCTGGTCCGCTGGGTCGGCGGCGACAAGCTCACCTGGCATCCGCACTGACGCACCCGGCGCGGAAGCCCTCCGGACGCCCCGATGCGGCAGGGGATTCCGGAGGGCTTCGACGACGGGTGCGCCCGCGAGGGCGGTCAGGCGCGCAGACGCTTCCTGGGGTGCACGGCCCGGCCGAGCCGCCGGCCCAGGAGGAGGTAACCCACCAGCGCGCCGGACGTGTTGAGGATGACGTCGTCGATGTCGAAGGAGCGTCCGGTGATGAGGGCTCCCTGGACCAGTTCGACCAGGAACATGACCGCCGCGGTCAGCAGGAGGACGCGCAGGATTCCGCGGGTCCTGGGGAACACCACGGGCAGCAGCACACCGAAGGGGACCCCGAGCACGAGGTTCCCGCCGATCTGCTTGACGGCGTCGCGCAGTTCCGGCTGGTCGAGATAGGCGCGCAGCGAGGCCCCGGGGTGGAGATTGTTGTGGATCAGGGCCGCCGACGCGGGTGAGGGCTCAAGGGTCAGCCGGGCCAGGACGACGGCGAACGCCACCATGGCGGCGAACGCGACCAGCATGGCCAGGAGCCGCACGGGCAGGGGCAGGCTCTCCTTGGCGGGTGCCGGTGCGGGGGTCCGCTTCGGCGCCTCACGGCGGAGGAACGACCGCGACCCGGTCTTCGCGGTTTCCTTGTCCCGCTCGGCCTTCGGCGCCGGCTTCCCGCGGCCGAAGAACGACCGGGACTTCTCCGGCTTCCCCTGTCCGGCGTTCGCCGCGCCCTTGCCTCGGTCCGATCCCGCCTTCGGTGCCGGTTTGCCCCGGCCGGCCTTCGCTGCACGAGCGCGCAACGCGGTGCGGACCATGAGACCCTCCCCTTTTCAACTGCTCTCTGGTGCAGCCCGCATACCCCCGACCGGGCCGAGAATGCCCGTGGCCCGGAGGAGGGGAGCGCTTTGCGACAACGCCCGCCGAACCGGTGCCCGGCGGGGCGAGGATCCGGCACCCCCGGGACGGCCGTCGGCGCCGGGCGCGGCCGTGGGGCCGGTCCGGCGCCGACGGGCACCCTGCTCGGGGTTCAGGTGCCGTAGGTGACCGTCACGTCGGTGAAGCCGAGGGAACGCAGCAGGCCCTGGAGCATGCTGGTGGTGTTCGTCTCGGCCCGCGCGGTGAGGCGGCTGTCCTGTGCGGCCTTGCCGATGTGCTTGGCCGCGAGCCGTTGCACCGCCCGCTCGTCGTTTGGGTTGTCCGAGAACAGGTCCCCGATCCGGTCGAGAAGACCCCGCTGTTTCGAGACGGCGTAGGAGTGGTCCGGGTCGAGGGCGGGTTTGCCCAGGGCCGCGTGCGGCAGCCGGAGCGTGGCCGACGTACGGTCGCTGTTGACCGTCACGTCCTTCTCGCCGATGCGCCCGAGATCGACATAGGCGTCGACGGTGCCGGCTCCCACGTACAGGGTGCGGGTGCCGCGGATCGCGTCGGGCAGGTACTTCGCGTCCTTCTCCAGGTCCACGACCACCTGGAAGTTGCCCGAGGCCGCTTCGTAACGGCTCATGTCCTGGATGGACTTGAGCAGGGTCGGGCCCGAATTGTCCTGGGTCTCCGTGCCGAACACATCGCGCAGCCCCGGCAGAACGGCGAGCCGCAGCCCGGCGAACAGCACCACGAGCACCAGCACGAAGGCGGAGAGGACCTTCGCCCAGCCGGGCATGCGCTTGATGGACGTCGTCATGTCGGCGTTCCTCCTTTCGAACGTCCGTCTACCCTCCAAGTCCCTTGGCAGGCCGCCCGGCGCGTGCGGCACTTCCCGGGCCGGACCGCAACCGGAAAGTCCCCGGTCGAAGGCCCGAAAGACGGCCAGTAGCATGAGGTGCGGGCTCCGGGCCGATCTTGGGCCCGGCGACGCGATCCGGTTCGACCATGCGAGGAGCGGACGTGCGTGACATCGCCGTGTTCAGCGGTAGTGCCCATCCAGAACTCGCGGCCGAGCTCTGCGCGCACCTCGGTGTGCCCCTCAGCCCGACCCGGGTCAGCCGGTTCGCCAACGACTGCCTGGAGGTCCAGCTCCAGGCCAACTGCCGCGAACGTGATGTCTTCCTGGTGCAGCCGCTCGTCGCCCCGGTGCAGGAGCACCTGGTCGAGCTGCTGATGATGTGCGAC
Proteins encoded:
- a CDS encoding VanZ family protein, which gives rise to MVRTALRARAAKAGRGKPAPKAGSDRGKGAANAGQGKPEKSRSFFGRGKPAPKAERDKETAKTGSRSFLRREAPKRTPAPAPAKESLPLPVRLLAMLVAFAAMVAFAVVLARLTLEPSPASAALIHNNLHPGASLRAYLDQPELRDAVKQIGGNLVLGVPFGVLLPVVFPRTRGILRVLLLTAAVMFLVELVQGALITGRSFDIDDVILNTSGALVGYLLLGRRLGRAVHPRKRLRA
- a CDS encoding DUF4230 domain-containing protein — encoded protein: MTTSIKRMPGWAKVLSAFVLVLVVLFAGLRLAVLPGLRDVFGTETQDNSGPTLLKSIQDMSRYEAASGNFQVVVDLEKDAKYLPDAIRGTRTLYVGAGTVDAYVDLGRIGEKDVTVNSDRTSATLRLPHAALGKPALDPDHSYAVSKQRGLLDRIGDLFSDNPNDERAVQRLAAKHIGKAAQDSRLTARAETNTTSMLQGLLRSLGFTDVTVTYGT